Proteins from one Mesotoga infera genomic window:
- a CDS encoding flavodoxin family protein, with translation MRVFSVLASPRIKGNTSVVLKRFLEGVRENHSGVEEYTAILHEKSIKPCMACDNCKTGPKVCVISDDMQQLYREVEAADVIVLATPIYWWNMTAQLKTFVDRLYAMDFEKSFKGKRMVLLMTYGGEDPNSGAEIVEKSFREICEFLSMEFACKFGLCSENPIEIRERALEEAYSLGRKL, from the coding sequence GTGAGAGTATTTTCAGTTCTTGCAAGTCCGAGAATCAAGGGAAACACCTCTGTGGTTCTGAAAAGATTTCTGGAGGGAGTCAGGGAGAATCACAGCGGTGTTGAAGAGTATACCGCGATTCTACACGAGAAGAGCATAAAGCCCTGCATGGCCTGCGACAATTGCAAGACCGGTCCGAAAGTGTGTGTCATAAGCGACGACATGCAGCAGCTTTATAGAGAAGTAGAGGCCGCGGATGTCATAGTGCTCGCTACTCCTATCTACTGGTGGAACATGACAGCGCAGTTGAAAACCTTTGTCGACAGACTTTACGCGATGGACTTTGAAAAATCATTCAAAGGGAAGAGAATGGTCCTTCTTATGACTTATGGTGGAGAGGATCCCAACTCCGGTGCCGAGATAGTTGAAAAGAGTTTTAGAGAGATCTGTGAGTTTCTCTCCATGGAGTTCGCCTGCAAGTTCGGGTTATGCAGTGAAAATCCCATAGAAATTAGAGAACGGGCCCTTGAAGAAGCTTATAGTCTTGGCAGAAAGTTGTAA
- a CDS encoding flavodoxin domain-containing protein has translation MVVLYKSKYGSCEKYARWIAEDTGADIFDISSFDMKRLGNYDVVVFGGALYAVGIIGLSVIKRNFDMLRDKKVIVFSVGASPAHPEVIEEVKNNNFADEMKEKVEYYHFRGAFDYKRLNLVDRFLMYLLRKKLIRKKRKASLTNDEKGMLASYSTPVNWVNRKSIAPLVESVEEFIKKGQ, from the coding sequence GTGGTTGTGCTATACAAATCAAAATACGGGAGCTGCGAAAAATATGCCAGATGGATTGCCGAAGATACCGGGGCGGATATTTTCGACATCTCTTCGTTCGATATGAAAAGACTCGGAAACTACGACGTAGTTGTCTTCGGTGGTGCGCTTTATGCGGTGGGTATAATCGGTTTGTCGGTGATCAAGAGGAATTTCGACATGCTCAGGGATAAAAAGGTCATCGTTTTCTCGGTGGGTGCTTCTCCTGCCCATCCCGAAGTTATCGAAGAGGTGAAAAACAACAACTTTGCCGATGAAATGAAGGAAAAAGTGGAGTATTATCACTTCAGGGGAGCCTTCGATTACAAAAGACTGAATCTAGTTGACAGGTTTCTGATGTATCTTCTCAGGAAGAAGCTCATCAGAAAGAAGAGAAAAGCCTCCCTCACGAACGACGAGAAAGGCATGCTGGCATCGTACTCCACGCCGGTGAACTGGGTAAACAGGAAGAGCATAGCGCCACTGGTAGAAAGTGTCGAAGAATTCATCAAGAAGGGGCAGTGA